In Balaenoptera ricei isolate mBalRic1 chromosome 7, mBalRic1.hap2, whole genome shotgun sequence, a single window of DNA contains:
- the CLK1 gene encoding dual specificity protein kinase CLK1 isoform X2 has protein sequence MLEWFEHHGHVCIVFELLGLSTYDFIKENGFLPFRLDHIRKMAYQICKSVNFLHSNKLTHTDLKPENILFVQSDYTEAYNPKMKRDERTLINPDVKVVDFGSATYDDEHHSTLVSTRHYRAPEVILALGWSQPCDVWSIGCILIEYYLGFTVFPTHDSKEHLAMMERILGPLPKHMIQKTRKRKYFHHDRLDWDEHSSAGRYVSRRCKPLKEFMLSQDAEHELLFDLIQKMLEYDPAKRITLKEALKHPFFYPLKKSI, from the exons ATGTTGGAGTGGTTTGAACATCATGGTCATGTCTGCATTGTGTTTGAACTACTAGGACTTAGTACTTATGACTTTATTAAGGAAAATGGTTTTCTGCCCTTTCGACTGGATCATATCAGGAAGATGGCATATCAGATATGCAAGTCTGTGAATT tTCTGCACAGTAATAAGTTGACTCACACAGACTTAAAGCCTGAAAACATCTTATTTGTACAATCTGACTACACAGAGGCATATAATCCCAAAATG AAACGTGATGAACGTACTTTAATAAATCCAGATGTTAAAGTTGTAGACTTTGGAAGTGCAACATATGATGATGAACATCACAGTACATTGGTATCTACAAGACACTATAGGGCACCTGAAGTTATCTTAG CCCTAGGATGGTCCCAACCATGTGATGTCTGGAGTATAGGATGTATTCTTATTGAATATTACCTTGGGTTTACAGTATTTCCA ACACACGATAGTAAGGAACATTTGGCAATGATGGAAAGGATTCTTGGACCTTTGCCAAAACATATGATACAGAAAACCAG GAAACGTAAATATTTCCATCATGATCGATTAGACTGGGATGAACATAGTTCTGCTGGCAGATATGTTTCAAGGCGCTGTAAACCTCTGAAG gaATTTATGCTTTCTCAAGATGCTGAACATGAGCTTCTCTTTGACCTCATTCAGAAAATGTTGGAGTATGATCCAGCTAAAAGGATTACTCTTAAAGAAGCCTTAAAGCATCCTTTCTTTTACCCccttaaaaaaagtatataa